The Conger conger chromosome 15, fConCon1.1, whole genome shotgun sequence genome contains a region encoding:
- the LOC133111268 gene encoding histone H4, with the protein MSGRGKGGKGLGKGGAKRHRKVLRDNIQGITKPAIRRLARRGGVKRISGLIYEETRGVLKVFLENVIRDAVTYTEHAKRKTVTAMDVVYALKRQGRTLYGFGG; encoded by the coding sequence ATGTCTGGGCGCGGTAAAGGTGGAAAAGGTCTTGGAAAAGGAGGCGCTAAGCGTCATCGCAAAGTTCTGCGTGATAATATCCAGGGTATTACGAAGCCTGCGATTCGTCGTTTGGCTCGCCGTGGAGGAGTCAAGCGTATATCTGGGCTCATCTACGAAGAGACTCGTGGAGTCTTGAAGGTGTTTTTGGAGAACGTTATTCGTGATGCGGTCACCTACACCGAACACGCCAAGAGAAAGACCGTCACCGCTATGGATGTAGTTTATGCGCTGAAGCGTCAGGGTCGCACTCTGTATGGCTTCGGTGGTTAA
- the LOC133111208 gene encoding uncharacterized protein LOC133111208 isoform X1: protein MCLQDLNDVHRIVSASSVAHTSKREKGFKMYISSYIDNYEVSNKEKSTGEVSARATCYRSMRKHEKPHDLRVILKDSCPVELIHAQCSCVAGTALCNHTVALLYQSAHYSQLKTPVVPPVLSCTESEQCWHEPRTMGVKPGKTKPVDKMVVLSARPKPTQTTMADGVRSTLYKAYQGELPDLSLLQVSEIYKDMACAPLITTMGISSEVLLVDSALGKVQAGSPLSYQQPLITSRQITFHPDAPPPPPLPLQHYRLDPSNCMFVCSEKEQLFIASLETTWDMAHKIEAATKDQSMVSEWHQLRRPRLTSSHFREVCHVRGPTSAEHLADRILRGTPQTLVMKRGLEMEMEAGAVRVLSEQSCELLTMWVRHPP, encoded by the exons ATGTGTTTGCAGGACCTAAACGATGTACACCGCATCGTGAGTGCTTCCTCGGTCGCCCATACGAGCAAAAGAGAAAAGgggtttaaaatgtatatttcgaGCTACATCGACAACTATGAGG tatcaaacaaagaaaaaagtacAGGAGAGGTCAGCGCCAGGGCGACCTGCTACAGATCCATGAGAAAGCATGAGAAACCGCACGATTTGAGA GTTATCTTGAAGGACTCATGCCCTGTGGAGCTCATACATGCACAGTGCTCCTGTGTCGCTGGTACTGCCTTATGCAACCACACTGTAGCTCTGTTGTATCAGTCCGCACATTATTCGCAGCTGAAGACTCCAGTGGTCCCGCCTGTCCTGAGCTGCACAGAGAGTGAGCAGTGTTGGCACGAGCCAAGAACAATG GGTGTGAAGCCAGGCAAAACGAAGCCAGTGGACAAAATGGTTGTCTTGTCTGCGAGGCCTAAACCAACACAGACGACGATGGCTGATGGCGTGAG GAGCACACTCTACAAGGCTTATCAAGGAGAACTACCAGACCTCTCTCTTCTGCAAGTGTCAGAGATTTATAAAGACATGGCCTGTGCACCACTGATTACCACTATGGGCATCTCCAGTGAGGTCCTGTTGGTGGACTCTGCACTTGGAAAGGTCCAGGCAGGAAGTCCACTGTCGTATCAGCAACCGCTGATCACAAGCAGGCAAATAACCTTCCACCCAgatgcccctcccccaccaccccttCCTCTGCAGCACTACAGACTGGACCCATCAAACTGCATGTTCGTGTGCAGCGAAAAGGAACAGCTGTTTATAGCATCGTTGGAGACCACGTGGGATATGGCTCACAAAATTGAAGCTGCAACCAAGGACCAGAGTATGGTTTCAGAATGGCATCAGCTGAGAAGGCCGCGCCTCACCTCCTCCCACTTCAGGGAGGTGTGCCATGTTAGAGGACCGACTTCAGCTGAACACCTAGCTGACAGGATCCTGCGAGGGACCCCTCAGACACTAGTGATGAAGAGGGGTCTAGAAATGGAAATGGAGGCAGGTGCTGTCCGAGTACTGTCAGAGCAATCTTGTGAACTACTCACCATGTGGGTTCGTCATCCACCCTGA
- the LOC133111208 gene encoding uncharacterized protein LOC133111208 isoform X2, producing MRVILKDSCPVELIHAQCSCVAGTALCNHTVALLYQSAHYSQLKTPVVPPVLSCTESEQCWHEPRTMGVKPGKTKPVDKMVVLSARPKPTQTTMADGVRSTLYKAYQGELPDLSLLQVSEIYKDMACAPLITTMGISSEVLLVDSALGKVQAGSPLSYQQPLITSRQITFHPDAPPPPPLPLQHYRLDPSNCMFVCSEKEQLFIASLETTWDMAHKIEAATKDQSMVSEWHQLRRPRLTSSHFREVCHVRGPTSAEHLADRILRGTPQTLVMKRGLEMEMEAGAVRVLSEQSCELLTMWVRHPP from the exons ATGAGG GTTATCTTGAAGGACTCATGCCCTGTGGAGCTCATACATGCACAGTGCTCCTGTGTCGCTGGTACTGCCTTATGCAACCACACTGTAGCTCTGTTGTATCAGTCCGCACATTATTCGCAGCTGAAGACTCCAGTGGTCCCGCCTGTCCTGAGCTGCACAGAGAGTGAGCAGTGTTGGCACGAGCCAAGAACAATG GGTGTGAAGCCAGGCAAAACGAAGCCAGTGGACAAAATGGTTGTCTTGTCTGCGAGGCCTAAACCAACACAGACGACGATGGCTGATGGCGTGAG GAGCACACTCTACAAGGCTTATCAAGGAGAACTACCAGACCTCTCTCTTCTGCAAGTGTCAGAGATTTATAAAGACATGGCCTGTGCACCACTGATTACCACTATGGGCATCTCCAGTGAGGTCCTGTTGGTGGACTCTGCACTTGGAAAGGTCCAGGCAGGAAGTCCACTGTCGTATCAGCAACCGCTGATCACAAGCAGGCAAATAACCTTCCACCCAgatgcccctcccccaccaccccttCCTCTGCAGCACTACAGACTGGACCCATCAAACTGCATGTTCGTGTGCAGCGAAAAGGAACAGCTGTTTATAGCATCGTTGGAGACCACGTGGGATATGGCTCACAAAATTGAAGCTGCAACCAAGGACCAGAGTATGGTTTCAGAATGGCATCAGCTGAGAAGGCCGCGCCTCACCTCCTCCCACTTCAGGGAGGTGTGCCATGTTAGAGGACCGACTTCAGCTGAACACCTAGCTGACAGGATCCTGCGAGGGACCCCTCAGACACTAGTGATGAAGAGGGGTCTAGAAATGGAAATGGAGGCAGGTGCTGTCCGAGTACTGTCAGAGCAATCTTGTGAACTACTCACCATGTGGGTTCGTCATCCACCCTGA
- the LOC133111208 gene encoding uncharacterized protein LOC133111208 isoform X3, producing MRGVKPGKTKPVDKMVVLSARPKPTQTTMADGVRSTLYKAYQGELPDLSLLQVSEIYKDMACAPLITTMGISSEVLLVDSALGKVQAGSPLSYQQPLITSRQITFHPDAPPPPPLPLQHYRLDPSNCMFVCSEKEQLFIASLETTWDMAHKIEAATKDQSMVSEWHQLRRPRLTSSHFREVCHVRGPTSAEHLADRILRGTPQTLVMKRGLEMEMEAGAVRVLSEQSCELLTMWVRHPP from the exons ATGAGG GGTGTGAAGCCAGGCAAAACGAAGCCAGTGGACAAAATGGTTGTCTTGTCTGCGAGGCCTAAACCAACACAGACGACGATGGCTGATGGCGTGAG GAGCACACTCTACAAGGCTTATCAAGGAGAACTACCAGACCTCTCTCTTCTGCAAGTGTCAGAGATTTATAAAGACATGGCCTGTGCACCACTGATTACCACTATGGGCATCTCCAGTGAGGTCCTGTTGGTGGACTCTGCACTTGGAAAGGTCCAGGCAGGAAGTCCACTGTCGTATCAGCAACCGCTGATCACAAGCAGGCAAATAACCTTCCACCCAgatgcccctcccccaccaccccttCCTCTGCAGCACTACAGACTGGACCCATCAAACTGCATGTTCGTGTGCAGCGAAAAGGAACAGCTGTTTATAGCATCGTTGGAGACCACGTGGGATATGGCTCACAAAATTGAAGCTGCAACCAAGGACCAGAGTATGGTTTCAGAATGGCATCAGCTGAGAAGGCCGCGCCTCACCTCCTCCCACTTCAGGGAGGTGTGCCATGTTAGAGGACCGACTTCAGCTGAACACCTAGCTGACAGGATCCTGCGAGGGACCCCTCAGACACTAGTGATGAAGAGGGGTCTAGAAATGGAAATGGAGGCAGGTGCTGTCCGAGTACTGTCAGAGCAATCTTGTGAACTACTCACCATGTGGGTTCGTCATCCACCCTGA
- the LOC133111250 gene encoding histone H2B-like: MPEPAKSAPKKGSKKAVTKTAAKGGKKRRKSRKESYAIYVYKVLKQVHPDTGISSKAMGIMNSFVNDIFERIAGESSRLAHYNKRSTISSREIQTAVRLLLPGELAKHAVSEGTKAVTKYTSSK, from the coding sequence ATGCCTGAGCCCGCGAAGTCTGCGCCCAAGAAGGGTTCGAAGAAAGCCGTCACTAAGACCGCTGCGAAAGGAGGGAAGAAGCGCAGAAAGTCCAGGAAGGAGAGCTATGCTATCTACGTGTACAAGGTGTTGAAGCAAGTGCATCCGGACACCGGCATTTCATCCAAGGCCATGGGCATTATGAACTCCTTCGTGAACGATATTTTTGAGCGCATCGCTGGTGAGTCTTCCCGTTTGGCTCACTACAACAAGCGTTCTACCATCAGCTCAAGGGAGATCCAGACTGCAGTGCGTCTTCTGCTGCCCGGAGAGCTGGCCAAACACGCAGTGTCTGAGGGTACAAAGGCCGTCACAAAGTACACCAGCTCCAAGTAA
- the LOC133111270 gene encoding histone H4, with protein sequence MSGRGKGGKGLGKGGAKRHRKVLRDNIQGITKPAIRRLARRGGVKRISGLIYEETRGVLKVFLENVIRDAVTYTEHAKRKTVTAMDVVYALKRQGRTLYGFGG encoded by the coding sequence ATGTCTGGGCGCGGCAAAGGTGGAAAAGGTCTGGGGAAAGGAGGCGCTAAGCGTCATCGCAAAGTTCTCCGTGATAACATCCAGGGCATTACTAAGCCAGCGATTCGTCGTTTAGCTCGCCGTGGAGGCGTAAAGCGTATATCTGGTCTCATCTACGAAGAGACTCGTGGAGTTCTAAAGGTGTTTTTGGAGAACGTGATCCGCGATGCCGTCACCTACACTGAGCACGCCAAGAGAAAGACCGTCACCGCTATGGATGTAGTTTATGCTCTGAAACGTCAGGGTCGCACTCTGTACGGTTTCGGTGGGTAA
- the LOC133111248 gene encoding histone H2B-like: MPETVKSAPKKGSKKAVSKTAAKGGKKRRKSRKESYAIYVYKVLKQVHPDTGISSKAMGIMNSFVNDIFERIAGESSRLAHYNKRSTITSREIQTAVRLLLPGELAKHAVSEGTKAVTKYTSSK, translated from the coding sequence ATGCCTGAGACCGTGAAGTCTGCGCCCAAGAAGGGTTCAAAGAAAGCCGTCTCCAAGACCGCTGCGAAAGGAGGGAAGAAGCGTAGGAAGTCCAGGAAGGAGAGCTATGCTATCTACGTGTACAAGGTCTTGAAGCAAGTGCACCCTGATACCGGCATTTCATCTAAAGCCATGGGGATCATGAACTCCTTTGTGAACGACATATTTGAGCGTATTGCTGGTGAGTCTTCCCGCTTGGCTCACTACAATAAGCGTTCTACCATTACTTCAAGGGAGATCCAGACTGCAGTGCGCCTTCTGCTGCCAGGAGAGCTGGCCAAACACGCAGTGTCTGAGGGCACTAAGGCCGTCACAAAGTACACCAGCTCCAAGTAA
- the LOC133111225 gene encoding histone H3 has translation MARTKQTARKSTGGKAPRKQLATKAARKSAPATGGVKKPHRYRPGTVALREIRRYQKSTELLIRKLPFQRLVREIAQDFKTDLRFQSSAVMALQEASEAYLVGLFEDTNLCAIHAKRVTIMPKDIQLARRIRGERA, from the coding sequence ATGGCAAGAACCAAGCAGACCGCACGTAAGTCTACCGGTGGCAAAGCGCCCAGGAAGCAGCTCGCCACTAAGGCTGCACGTAAGAGCGCGCCGGCCACAGGCGGCGTGAAGAAACCTCATCGTTACAGGCCTGGTACTGTAGCATTGCGAGAAATCCGCCGCTATCAGAAATCTACTGAACTTTTGATTCGTAAACTGCCCTTCCAGCGCCTTGTGCGTGAGATCGCTCAGGATTTTAAGACCGATCTCCGCTTCCAAAGCTCCGCTGTAATGGCTCTGCAGGAGGCCAGTGAGGCTTATCTGGTTGGTCTGTTCGAGGACACTAACCTGTGCGCCATTCACGCCAAGCGAGTGACGATCATGCCCAAGGATATCCAGCTGGCCCGCCGCATTCGCGGAGAGCGCGCTTAA
- the LOC133111275 gene encoding histone H1-like, with translation MTEEAPAPAAAVPAKAPKKKAASKPKKAGPSVGELIVKAVAASKERSGVSLAALKKSLAASGYDVEKNNSRVKVAVKHLVTKEILLQVKGTGASGSFKLNKKQALEKKPAKKAVPKVKKAVAAKKAVAKKPVAKKSPKKAAKPKVKKSPKKAKKTTAAKKPAVAKKPAKSPKKSKKPATAAKKVTKSPKKIKAAKTKVAKTKSVKTKKTAPKKK, from the coding sequence ATGACTGAAGAGGCTCCAGCTCCCGCCGCAGCCGTCCCGGCGAAGGCTCCCAAGAAGAAAGCTGCAAGCAAGCCCAAGAAAGCGGGGCCCAGCGTTGGAGAATTGATCGTGAAGGCAGTTGCTGCTTCCAAGGAGAGGAGCGGAGTGTCCCTGGCTGCCTTGAAGAAATCTCTGGCCGCCAGCGGCTACGACGTGGAGAAGAACAATTCGCGGGTAAAGGTAGCTGTTAAGCACTTGGTGACGAAGGAGATCTTGCTTCAGGTTAAGGGGACCGGTGCCTCTGGCTCCTTTAAGCTTAATAAGAAGCAGGCGCTTGAAAAGAAGCCTGCCAAGAAAGCGGTCCCTAAGGTTAAGAAGGCCGTTGCGGCCAAAAAGGCGGTAGCAAAGAAGCCTGTGGCGAAAAAGTCGCCGAAGAAGGCCGCTAAACCTAAGGTGAAGAAGAGCCCAAAGAAGGCCAAGAAGACGACAGCGGCTAAGAAGCCAGCAGTGGCTAAGAAGCCTGCAAAGAGTCCGAAGAAAAGTAAGAAGCCAGCAACTGCAGCAAAGAAGGTAACCAAGAGTCCTAAGAAAATCAAGGCAGCCAAGACAAAAGTTGCGAAAACCAAGAGcgttaaaacaaagaaaaccgcTCCCAAGAAGAAGTGA